The DNA sequence ttctGCAGTTACAATCCATTAGAATAATTTAGttaataatagattaaatatttaatcatagttagtttttaacaattttatctctcttatattatactggtttggcttttggagggacatattttgtaatgacaaaattgaaaaaataaacaattctcTAACGGTTTTCTAACTATAACAAACTAGAGggtaatatttgaaaatatcagaacttttgcacagaaaatatataaaaattgaattttgtagaaatatatttgtcattcactatattaatttgcagggacctatatatataaaattaatcttttgAAAAATGACTAAGCCCAAAAGGTTAGGGTTAAGTGTGTTAGGACTAAGATAGCTCTAAAATGGTTGACCCTCTGGAAAGTAAGGCGTCATATATAGTTGGCATTAGAAACAATCATCAGCTGAGAAGTATAAGATAAGTCTCGACTCGTGAGCTAGGGTCATACAGCAGGCTGAGTATGGCTCTTCGACTGATCATTGTTGTGGGTGGAGCTCTATAGCATTTTGGTCCAAAAGGTTAAGAGTGTTAAATATGCTAGAACTAAACTAGTTTCAAAATAAGTAATTCCCTGTAAAACGAGGCATCACACCATACTCGcaagaatattttgattttttttttctttacaaaaaatattacaaatatctTAATGcgtttaaatatatttaagatTGAAgtatcttaattattttatctgccatttatcatttttttttatttttcagcgaTTTTTAACGCTACTAACTTCTGTTTAAAACACTAGTTTAATTTACTGAGTAGTGCagagaatgaaaaataaaaataaaaaaaaggaaaaaagctaaaaataaattaagccaAATAAGATACcaattcgaaaaaaaatattccttGGTTCCCGCACCCCGATGACTACGAACGTGCGAGTAACAGAGACATCAAAagaggctaaattacaaaaacaccCTGCACCTTACATCTCTTCTCAAAATCacccttctattttttttttttctttcaagtaaaaatataaaaaacttatcTGCACGATAGACTATATTGAATAtcctatctaattttttaaaattttaattttaattttactatttaattttttaatttatttaatttgagtcagtcaatattattttaattttttactttaattaataaatagtgGCGAGaattatatagaatatataaactaaacttttaaaaataaatgacacaatttgaattttgaaattagaataatgttaactgactcaaattaaacaaattaaaattttagatagtaaattcaaaattttgaaaaaattgatagttgattcaaaataacttatgattcaggtaaatttttatatatattttatttaaaatctgtattttattatatttttaaatacttccCGGCCGTTAGTTAAATTTTTCCTTAACACGAGAAGATAAAGAGCAGTTAAATCGTCATGGatgaggttaaaaaaaaaaaaaaaagaaaaaaaaaagaaaaaaaaaaagagagcatgTGAATGGggtgtccatatatatatactaatttattattcatcatctcaccttttttttcttttctattttctttttttattctttcttgtctcattttctttcttccaCTACAAAACCTTGGAGAGACTGTTGcatggtaaattttttttttaaaaaaatctaataataaatacatatttaaaattacaagGAGAAGAAAATAACATGTGTTTGTTTTACTAAAAATAGAGAAGGTGTGAGGTGATTGTTTGACCGTAAATATTTACTTTCGTTGTTTGGTTTATCATAACTTCACATTCGGTTAAAACTCAAATtctttaaaatagtgtaattgaTTTCGTTTCACCCAGCCTGAAGTCACTTatgaatactaataataataataataaattaatttgtttattatACCTTCAGATTTTATATATGCCATTCGTCTTTTGACAAACAAACAGTAAAACTGAAAATAATTCAGTTTCACAACTATacaaacaaataacaaaaataaagtaattttcattttaactcTACTTCCTCTAAAAAGTTCATTTTCGATTTGAACTTCTCTTTTGGTGAAACAAACAGACGAGAATTATGTTTGTTTTACCGAAAGTAAAAATATGTGAAGAAATTTTTGtccatatataaatatttattttcattatttggttCATCGTAATTTTTACTCTTGGTtgaaaactcaatttttttaaaaatgccatTACTGACTTTGTCGATCTAGTACCGAGatcaattttgaaacttaaaaaatagagaaaaattgCTGATATATATTAATGAAAAACTTTAGTTTATACGTCATTTACTTTCTCTAAACAAATAACAGAGCAGAAAATACTTCAgtttcataattataaaaaaagaaaagcaaaaaatacaTTTACATAAgtgttaatttattattttaaaagtttatttattttaacctCATCTTAACCTTGACTGAAGGAGCCTATGTATGAAACTCAAGTTttcgttatttattttggtgtaaataaaaagtataatataaaattattcttaaataataaaaaaaaataattatataatagattaaattttatagtggtaaatttattactatatttaggagataacgaAATTCACTTACTTACAGTAAtgaaactcaaaaaattaattttaccagCAGTACACCAAGTTGtatcaaaataaatagaaaaaataattaaatttaactttcagactgtacaaattatattaaaacaaataataaaaaaataattatattttaaaaaaatttaaatgttactGTACTTAAGTAACGTTGAATCTAGAGATTGGTGGATACAAATACCCTCGTTGACGTGTACAggaatttttgtgatttaatgTAAAGAAGAAAAGTTAGGGAGCTGTCACTACGCAAAACCGCGGCTTTTTGTGTCTCTCCACCACCCGCTCTCCCGAATTCCCGCCACGTGGGGCCCATCTCCTCCGTCAAACTCGTCGCGTACGGTCCACAATCGAGCGGCAGtaacaaaacacacacaaaataaTCCGCTCCAACTTCTCCATAGATCCTAATTCCACACCCCCCTTTCCATTCATCTCCTTCTCCCCCACcctcatctttcttcttttcttttttttttttttttttcttttagggtTTGATCGATAGCAGTAATTACcggaaagaaaaggagaagtaCGAGAAAGCAATAAATGGAAAACGAGCTCGGAGCCACTTCCCATGGCGGCGCTGTAGACCCCTTTCAGATATAGTAATTAAGCAGCTCCTAGATATATACATCTACTTAATTGTTTCCTAATTAATCTACTGTTATCGATCGATCcctacatatacatacatgtaaaatagagagagagagagagagagagagagcataggATATATAGTACACTAGTCGCATTAGGTAGGGGCTACACCAGCTGGTTTGTTGTAATTGGGTATGGATTTGGGGAACCATGGCGGGGTTCTCTCTAGGAGGAGGAAGAACCGGACATAATCAGAATAGAGATCAcaaccaacaacaacaacaacaacaacaacaacaacaacatcaacAACAACATCCCATCAATATTAATCCGACGGCCGACAGCCTCTTCCTTTACGGCTATAGTAGTAGcagcgtcggcggcggcggcggcggcggcagcggtttTCAGCTATGGCATCAGGAAGGAGATTTCTACTCCTCGAGGGGTGGCACTGGCACCGGCAGCGGCAGTGGTGGCGGTGGCGGGGGCGCGGCGCGGATCATCAGTTTCTCGGATGATCACGCGGCGGAAGGAGTCGGAATTATGAGGGGCGGCAGCGggggcagcagcggcggcggtggtATGAGCTGCAGGGATTGCGGTAATCAGGCGAAGAAGGACTGTGTCCACCTCCGCTGCCGCACCTGCTGCAAGAGCCGCGGCTTCCACTGCCCGACCCACGTGAAGAGCACGTGGGTCCCCGCTGCCAGGCGCCGCGAGCGCCAGCAcaaccagcagcagcagcagcagcagcaattcGCTGGCGGTGGCAGTGGCCGCGGGGAGCCGTCGAAGAGGGCGAGAGAAGTTGGCGGCCCCCGCGAAGAAGTCGCGAGGTTTCCTGCAGAGGTGAGCTCGGAGGCGGTGTTCCGGTGCGTGCGAGTAGGGCCGGTGGAGGACGAAGGCAGAGCCGTCGACGAAGAATACGCGTACAGCACTGCCGTGAGCATCGGCGGCCACGTCTTCAAGGGAATTCTCCACCACTACGGGCCCGATCCGAATTCCTCGACGTCCTCCGACTACCACCTCCTTCGCGAAGGATCGCCGCCTACTAGTGCCGTGGGTGGCGACGCGTCGGGAGCGGCGGTGATGATCGACCCGTATCCGACGCCGCTCAGCGGATTCCTTTCCGGCGCTCAGTACTACCCTCACCACACAACatcacaataaataaataaagttagtACATTCTACATCTTATTTAGTTAGTCCCTGGGTTCAATTCTATATATGCATTTCGTGCAACAGCTttattttaaccttttttttttttttaccatttccGCTTTGGATATGTCTCTTCTTGTGGTTAGGGATCGAGTTTCTTCGCTTGTATTCTCTCTGATCTATTTTTCATACACCATTTTCCTTAATTTGTAGGAATATTTTACACATTGCTATGCGCTGTTTCTCTTTTCCTGCAAAATATGGCGCTGTTTGTGGTTTAATTTTAGGACAAGTCCAATTTAAAGAGAGAGACTTAACATACACCATTCCCTTGGATCCTCGTGACACATATAACCCTAAGCTCGATTTAATCACTCTTTACCAATTTTCCTTCTTCTTGAACTATAAATGAAAGTGGTAAATTTCTACTTCTGTGAGGTGGGGAAATTGATGCATCTCTCTCTACATTACCAGCTCAAGAAAACATTGCTTTTTTGTTGattatttctattttgaatCAAACAATACATTTCTAATTAGTACAACTTAGATTTTGCAAATATATcgtaagaaaattaaaaaattaaggttTCCTTCGGGTGCTCACATTTTTTGTGGAAACTTCATTTATGAGCCATAGATATTATacataaaaacaaataatataatccGTCCCTTTGTTTTATCTCATTTTTTCTGATAGGCTAGTTGAGTTGAGAATGCATGTGATATACCTCTGGAACTGTTATCTGTGTTCTTGATTATTGATTCTTGATTCTTGAttcttaagagagagagagagagagagagagacttaacAGAAAGCTGTGGACAGAAGGGATTTTCTAATTTTACTTGTTAAGGTAGCTTCCACACTGCACTGCAAGCATTCTGCTGTTGATGCTTGTTTTCATAATCATAGTCATAATAATACCATCTTCTTTGATCTCCTGAGCATGATTGTGGGCTTAGAATTCCAAAATATTCAAATAGATGAGttagtactgctttcctagtaaaaatttgaactttgttTCTAGTAGTTAGAGCTCATGAAGGGATAGCACTAGTTCTTGCCTTTTGGGCTTTGGAGCTATCCAACCACTTAAAACTTATTACATTGAAGCCACTTATCAATGTGCAAACTAAAACATGAGAATGTGTTATATatcttgtttatatatatagttgatctAATTAAACTGCTTCTACAAGTGTAGAAGTCTTATTTCAGTAGAGTGACAATAGATCGAGGGCCGTTTTTTAATGAAGTTATCTACAAAAGAACGAAATGTTCCCCACTTGAAATGTTCTTGTTTTTAATTTGTGATTACTAGCCTGTAGGAAATAATTATGCCATCTGAAGTGttaaaatgtttaatttcaTGCATGCTTTTGATATTTTCATATTTCTGCATCGAATACAAATATGGCTTGCatgccaaattttaaattaaacaagcATTTTAAAAGTACATTTGCATAATTGGAAATAAAGTTATTGAAGTCTTAAGAAGATTATTGCATTGTTGGACATCCAGTATATTTGATATTTCCAATTATTATCATATGTCCTCCATTGTAATAATTCCTttatatatcttaatttttttgttacttATTTGTAGTGTACAATTAACTCTCATcatttaattaaaatgttatCATTCATGGATAGCTTCATATATATTGAGTTCCTCATCCACCTGTAGGAAggttgatttgatttttttggtttcaatTTAAATGTTTTTGACgacttaaaatttcaaaatgatTAAACCAAACTACAATTTGCCTAGTTATTGAACTAGAACTTTAaactaattttgattttaactgTGCGCTTCCTAATTCATTTTCTTATTGAATCACAAAGCAGGTAAACAGATTTTAGTTAGAAGGCTTTTGAGTTGCACTAAGACAAGATAAATCTTGGAGAAACGATTCTTATGCAACACATTGTTATCTCCATGCAAACAAATATTATGAGGTGTGAACTTCTTATTTGACATTCATTAGGGTTGTGAAACTGCAAATGTGGTTTGTGCTTCTGATGTATCATTAATTTTCTGCATAGCTGTATCTCTTTGCTTTTAATTGATCAAATGATGAAGGATAATGTTGCATGTATTCAACTAATACTTGCTAAACATTTTCACTGAAGTGCGATACTTTAACGCAGGTGAAATAGTTCTTTGAATCCGATCTAGCTCCAAAATAATGGCCAAAccagcaatatatatatgtgtgctAAATTGTTGCATAGATTTAGCTCAATCTCTTGAAAACCAGTGGAAATGACCAATTTAATCATCTTTGATTCCTCATTGGAACAATGTTCAAGCTTAAAACTAGTTGTACTAACTCACAACTCACCTAAAATTTAATAGCAAAGCATTGTCTCAACCTGGCTGAGTAATTTTCTTGATTGTTCACAAGTTATACTAGTTCAATATAATTAGTTTGTATATATGCGTCACGTGATAATCtttgtatttttattatcatttataGTGAACTTAATTATCTAAATCTTCATTCTCTGCTCACTTtgaaataaattcaaattttcatttatGTTAGCTCATTTTTTTCATACCAAGCTTGGATCTAGTGCATGCAGAGGAAAATGAAGAACAAGGTCAGAGGACACAACTTATAATAAGCTAATTGCAGCATATATAGCTTGATATTCTcttgtttattttaaataattgagTAGTTTGATCATAATGAGCACTCTTTAAGTTTTTCCCATAAATAGTTATGAAATGATCGCTATAACtgttcgtttacttcttgtTTTTTGCCGCGCGAAACAGTCGTTGGAGTGCATCTATATATTCAGCTCCCATTTTCTGTTATTCTAAGCTTTTTACACTCGCAAAGAACCTTATCTCCAATTGTCGCTTcgagaatatttattttgtgtAGGCCAAATCCATTGTTAGTAGGTCCAATATAAATCCAGCATATATAGATgcttttctttccctttctcgTCTTTCCCACGACAATCGTTTCCGATATAATTTAGTAATGCTTTCTTTAATCTGTGTCGTTTGTTATTGCCGACAAATAGTACTAATATAAACATATTATTGAGTAAAA is a window from the Ananas comosus cultivar F153 unplaced genomic scaffold, ASM154086v1, whole genome shotgun sequence genome containing:
- the LOC109705939 gene encoding protein SHI RELATED SEQUENCE 1-like, which produces MAGFSLGGGRTGHNQNRDHNQQQQQQQQQQQHQQQHPININPTADSLFLYGYSSSSVGGGGGGGSGFQLWHQEGDFYSSRGGTGTGSGSGGGGGGAARIISFSDDHAAEGVGIMRGGSGGSSGGGGMSCRDCGNQAKKDCVHLRCRTCCKSRGFHCPTHVKSTWVPAARRRERQHNQQQQQQQQFAGGGSGRGEPSKRAREVGGPREEVARFPAEVSSEAVFRCVRVGPVEDEGRAVDEEYAYSTAVSIGGHVFKGILHHYGPDPNSSTSSDYHLLREGSPPTSAVGGDASGAAVMIDPYPTPLSGFLSGAQYYPHHTTSQ